The stretch of DNA GGTTTATCTTTATATCCTAAAAAAAGAAAACATGAAATCTGTACATTTTCTTACAGGCAGTCTTTTCATGTTGGCAATGCAGAGTATCTTTCTGACTTTGACAGGCAGCGTAACTGAAATTTTGTGGGTTCCCTGTATGATGATCGCTGCAGGTATGATGTATGGATTTCTTATGGTCGGAGGAAATATGAAGCCTCTGGGAGCGGCTTATTGCTGTGCCCGTGCATTTGTTCTTGCTGAGTTTGTAGCTTCGCTGCAGTGGCAGATTGTATCTATTGTACAGGCATGGGGGAATCAAAGCATCTGGGTTGAAATTCTGATCACGATGGTTATTTTTGGAGGCTGCTTTACTATTAATATTTATTTAGAAAAAGATCTCCTGAAGCAGAATTATCTTGAACAGATGACAGTAAAGGAAGTAGCAGCGGCGGCAATCATGGCTGTTGCAATCTTTGCTTTTAGTAATCTGAGATTTTTAAATGAAAATGCACCATTTGCGAGCAGAGAACGTGCAGATATTTTTTCTATCAGAACACTGATCGATTTTGGAGGAATTGCAATCCTGCATGCTTATCAGAGCAGGATCAGTGAGTATGTTGCCGAGAAAGAACTTTCAGTAATGAACGTGATGCTGAAAAGCCAGTATGATCAATACCGAAATTATCAGGACAGCC from Blautia sp. SC05B48 encodes:
- a CDS encoding ATP-binding protein, whose product is MLYQDIPRIYTAIAEWGSCLVYLYILKKENMKSVHFLTGSLFMLAMQSIFLTLTGSVTEILWVPCMMIAAGMMYGFLMVGGNMKPLGAAYCCARAFVLAEFVASLQWQIVSIVQAWGNQSIWVEILITMVIFGGCFTINIYLEKDLLKQNYLEQMTVKEVAAAAIMAVAIFAFSNLRFLNENAPFASRERADIFSIRTLIDFGGIAILHAYQSRISEYVAEKELSVMNVMLKSQYDQYRNYQDSLDLIQMKYHDLKHQITGLRAESDEEKRKKWIDSMEKEIAAFENISRTGNQVLDTILAAKIFHCRKNHIQITCVADGKLLDHMHVTDICSIFGNALDNAIEHVILISDPEKRLIHLTVSAQKGFVFIKIENYCEAEISKNEEDLITTTKKDSKNHGFGLKSIRKAVEKYDGSVVFGVQQNWFELKILLPRVL